The following are encoded together in the Bradyrhizobium algeriense genome:
- a CDS encoding SDR family NAD(P)-dependent oxidoreductase, with the protein MGKLEGKIAVITGGSSGMALASAKRFVEEGAYIFITGRRQEALDEAVKLIGRNVTGVRGDAANLDDLDRLFDTVKREKGRIDVLYASAGMGEAVPLGEITEQHFDAAFNLNARGTLFTVQKALPLFNDGGSIFMTGSVASVKGFPGYGVYSASKATLRSFARTWLNELKGRNIRVNVLSPGPIATPMQDQVLTEEAKRMFESLIPRGKMGRPEEIAAVALFLASDDSSFVNGVELSVDGGFSAI; encoded by the coding sequence ATGGGAAAGCTTGAGGGTAAGATTGCAGTCATCACGGGTGGATCGAGCGGCATGGCGCTGGCGAGCGCCAAGCGGTTCGTTGAAGAAGGCGCCTATATTTTCATCACGGGCCGGAGGCAGGAGGCGCTCGACGAGGCCGTCAAGCTGATTGGCCGGAACGTGACCGGCGTGCGCGGCGACGCGGCCAATCTCGACGACCTCGACCGTCTGTTCGACACGGTCAAGCGGGAAAAGGGCAGGATCGACGTCCTGTACGCGAGCGCCGGCATGGGCGAAGCCGTCCCACTGGGCGAGATTACCGAGCAGCACTTCGATGCGGCCTTCAACCTGAATGCGCGCGGCACGCTGTTTACGGTTCAGAAGGCGTTGCCGCTGTTCAACGATGGCGGATCGATCTTCATGACGGGGTCAGTTGCCTCGGTGAAAGGTTTTCCTGGTTACGGCGTGTACTCGGCGAGCAAGGCGACGTTGCGCTCATTCGCACGCACTTGGCTCAACGAACTGAAGGGCAGGAATATCCGGGTGAACGTGTTGAGCCCGGGGCCGATCGCCACACCGATGCAGGACCAGGTTCTCACCGAGGAAGCGAAGCGGATGTTCGAATCCCTGATCCCGCGGGGAAAGATGGGTCGTCCTGAGGAAATTGCGGCGGTCGCGCTGTTTCTTGCTTCAGACGATTCGAGCTTCGTGAATGGGGTGGAGTTGTCTGTCGACGGCGGCTTCTCGGCCATCTGA
- a CDS encoding dihydrofolate reductase family protein: protein MAKIVFGMNQSLDGYVDHDHPEFAPSPALFRHFIEQVRGLAGSVYGRRMYEVMRYWDEDHPEWNAAEYDFAAAWRNQPKWVVSRSLESVGPNATLVKDDLEAVIRGLKAERVGEIDVAGPDLARSLTDLGLIDEYQLYLHPVVLGRGKPFFSGPRPPLRLVASDRIGEEVIRLTYVSA from the coding sequence ATGGCGAAGATCGTATTTGGAATGAACCAGTCTCTGGACGGCTACGTCGACCATGACCATCCGGAATTTGCGCCAAGCCCCGCGCTCTTTCGTCACTTCATCGAGCAAGTGCGCGGCCTGGCAGGCAGCGTGTACGGCCGCCGCATGTATGAGGTGATGCGTTATTGGGACGAAGACCACCCTGAGTGGAACGCTGCGGAATACGACTTCGCAGCGGCGTGGCGGAACCAACCGAAGTGGGTCGTGTCGCGCTCCCTGGAGTCAGTCGGCCCCAACGCCACGCTTGTCAAGGATGACCTCGAGGCGGTGATACGGGGGCTGAAGGCTGAGCGCGTTGGGGAGATTGACGTCGCCGGACCCGACCTGGCGCGAAGCCTGACCGATCTTGGTCTTATTGATGAGTATCAACTCTACCTCCACCCCGTCGTGTTGGGTCGCGGCAAACCATTCTTCTCCGGCCCCCGGCCGCCGCTCCGCCTCGTGGCCAGCGATCGAATTGGCGAGGAGGTGATCAGGTTGACGTACGTTTCTGCTTGA
- a CDS encoding nuclear transport factor 2 family protein yields MQSQHYAAADLAALGREWIAAWNSHDLERILALYAEDAEMTSDRIQALGLEASGSLRGKESLRMYWGKAFQLLPGLHFDLIDTYVSPGSVVVFYQNERGAQICEYLRLDARGKIRQGSANHLAH; encoded by the coding sequence ATGCAAAGCCAGCACTACGCGGCGGCCGATCTCGCCGCGCTCGGCCGGGAATGGATCGCCGCCTGGAACTCGCACGACCTCGAGCGCATCCTAGCGCTTTACGCTGAGGATGCCGAAATGACCTCCGACCGTATTCAGGCGCTCGGCCTGGAAGCAAGCGGCTCGCTGCGCGGCAAGGAAAGCTTGCGGATGTACTGGGGCAAGGCGTTTCAACTGTTGCCCGGCCTGCATTTCGACCTGATCGACACCTATGTGAGCCCGGGCAGCGTGGTCGTGTTTTACCAGAACGAGCGCGGCGCGCAGATCTGCGAATATTTGCGGCTCGATGCGAGGGGAAAGATCAGGCAGGGTTCGGCCAATCATCTCGCGCATTAA
- a CDS encoding LysR family transcriptional regulator yields the protein MIDWDDVRYFLAVARGGSVRAAAERLGVNHSTVLRRIAQLEEHLGAQMFEKLPSGYRLTAAGEEVLELADQMEASSHQLETRVFGRDQSVRGLLRVTLAPPLATHLLMPDFADFARLHPDIEMEILSSGELANLTNREADVAIRVVYDRKTLPLNLHGLKGPELFGGVYMSRDRLSASRAGAPDPIRWIVISIHGIPDWAREVRTMGVPFRTTDAEAQIVAVRQGIGMTTLPCFVGDADPLLVRVPGTDLHMYGTVWLLTQGETRKTKRVRLFTEFVSRRLAAYAPLLAGLSISRD from the coding sequence ATGATCGACTGGGATGACGTTCGCTACTTTCTGGCCGTCGCGCGCGGAGGCTCAGTGCGGGCTGCGGCGGAGCGCCTCGGGGTGAATCACTCGACCGTGCTGCGGCGTATTGCTCAGCTCGAGGAACACCTGGGCGCGCAGATGTTCGAAAAGTTGCCTTCGGGCTACCGGCTGACGGCTGCGGGCGAGGAGGTTCTCGAGCTCGCGGACCAGATGGAAGCGTCGTCGCACCAGCTGGAGACGCGCGTCTTCGGTCGCGACCAGAGCGTGCGCGGGCTTCTGCGGGTGACGTTGGCGCCGCCCTTAGCGACACACCTGCTCATGCCGGATTTCGCCGATTTCGCGCGTCTGCATCCGGACATCGAGATGGAAATCTTGTCGTCCGGCGAGCTGGCAAATCTGACCAACCGAGAGGCAGACGTGGCGATCCGCGTTGTCTACGATCGCAAAACCCTGCCGCTCAATCTTCACGGCCTGAAGGGACCGGAGCTGTTCGGAGGCGTCTACATGTCCCGCGATCGACTATCCGCGTCGCGTGCGGGCGCGCCTGATCCCATCCGGTGGATCGTCATAAGCATTCATGGAATCCCGGACTGGGCCCGCGAAGTCCGCACCATGGGGGTTCCGTTCAGGACCACAGACGCTGAGGCGCAGATCGTTGCAGTAAGGCAAGGGATCGGGATGACGACACTGCCGTGCTTCGTTGGCGATGCCGACCCCCTGCTGGTGAGGGTGCCGGGCACCGACCTGCACATGTACGGAACGGTTTGGCTTCTCACACAGGGGGAGACACGCAAGACGAAGCGTGTGCGGCTCTTCACGGAGTTCGTATCCCGCAGGCTCGCCGCGTACGCTCCGCTTCTCGCGGGGCTGTCCATATCGCGCGACTGA
- a CDS encoding serine hydrolase, with translation MSVATAASQTATPTAAETDPEALGWMQGFPPLPDKTITFHNGSFRSFPELRWAWSNIRQLVPTVNVWRGAGPVSALPREEQDIGASASVTMDGRPMTFERMLEETYADGIAVLHRGRLIYERYFGALKPHKPHIAMSVTKSFTGTLAGMLVAEGKIDPQAPVTDYVPELKTSAFVDARVHEVMDMTTGLEYTEVYTDKNSGVFGLRRANGMAPIEPGYEGATNIFDFLCAQKKQGEHGKAFAYKTVNSDVLAFICRRASGMTLSDLLSERIWIPMGAEEDAHYHVDRIGTESGGGGLSTSLRDLARFGETIRNHGRFNGRQIVPSQVVEDIARGGDPEKFKPAGYTTLPGASYRNQWWVTHNAHGAFMARGVHGQGIYIDPKAEMVIARYASHPAAGNAANDPVTLPAYMALAKDLMAGG, from the coding sequence ATGTCCGTCGCAACCGCCGCCAGCCAGACCGCCACTCCGACCGCCGCCGAGACCGATCCCGAAGCACTCGGCTGGATGCAGGGCTTTCCCCCGCTGCCGGATAAAACCATCACTTTCCATAACGGCTCCTTCCGCAGCTTCCCCGAGCTGCGCTGGGCCTGGAGCAATATCCGCCAGCTGGTGCCGACGGTGAATGTCTGGCGCGGGGCAGGGCCTGTGTCCGCGTTGCCGCGCGAGGAGCAGGATATCGGCGCGTCCGCGTCGGTCACCATGGACGGGCGGCCGATGACGTTTGAGCGGATGCTCGAGGAAACCTATGCCGACGGCATAGCCGTGCTACACCGGGGCAGACTGATCTACGAGCGCTATTTCGGCGCGCTGAAGCCGCACAAGCCGCACATCGCGATGTCGGTGACGAAATCGTTCACCGGCACGCTCGCCGGCATGCTGGTGGCGGAGGGCAAGATCGATCCGCAGGCGCCGGTCACGGACTACGTCCCCGAGCTGAAGACCAGCGCGTTCGTGGACGCGCGCGTGCATGAGGTCATGGATATGACCACGGGCCTCGAATACACGGAAGTCTATACCGACAAGAATTCCGGCGTGTTTGGGCTGAGGCGGGCGAACGGTATGGCGCCGATCGAACCGGGCTATGAAGGCGCAACCAACATTTTCGATTTCCTGTGCGCGCAGAAGAAGCAGGGCGAGCACGGCAAGGCCTTCGCCTACAAGACCGTCAATTCCGACGTGCTGGCCTTTATCTGCCGGCGGGCGAGCGGGATGACGCTGTCCGATCTGCTCTCGGAGCGCATCTGGATTCCGATGGGTGCGGAGGAGGACGCGCATTATCATGTCGACCGCATCGGCACCGAAAGCGGCGGCGGTGGCCTCTCGACCAGCTTGCGCGATCTCGCCCGCTTCGGCGAGACGATCCGCAATCACGGCCGCTTCAACGGCCGCCAGATCGTGCCGTCTCAAGTCGTCGAAGACATCGCGCGCGGCGGCGATCCCGAAAAGTTCAAGCCGGCCGGCTACACCACATTGCCCGGCGCCTCGTACCGGAACCAGTGGTGGGTGACGCACAATGCCCACGGCGCCTTCATGGCGCGGGGTGTTCACGGGCAGGGCATCTATATCGATCCGAAAGCCGAGATGGTGATCGCCCGCTATGCCTCGCACCCGGCGGCCGGCAACGCCGCCAACGACCCCGTGACGCTGCCGGCCTACATGGCGCTGGCAAAGGACCTGATGGCGGGGGGCTGA
- the guaA gene encoding glutamine-hydrolyzing GMP synthase, with protein sequence MTAAQQAREQTTSVASAHDKILIVDFGSQVTQLIARRVREEGVYSEIVPFQKAEAAFDEMKPKAVILSGGPESVHEEGSPRAPQKIFDSGVPVLGICYGQMTMAAQLGGEVEGGHHREFGRADVEVKTASKLFDDTWSMGESHPVWMSHGDRITKMPPGFSVAGVSPNAPFAVIQDEKRKYYGLMFHPEVVHTPDGAKLIRNFVRKVAGLTGDWTMRAFREEAIEKIRAQVGPGRVICGLSGGVDSAVAAVLIHEAIGHQLTCVFVDHGMLRLDEAKTVVDLFRHHYNIPLVHVDASKQFLGELAGVTDPEIKRKTIGRLFIDVFDAEAKKIGGADFLAQGTLYPDVIESVSFTGGPSVTIKSHHNVGGLPERMNMKLVEPLRELFKDEVRVLGRELGLPEIFVGRHPFPGPGLAIRCPGDITKEKLDILRQADAVYIDQIRKAGLYDTIWQAFAVLLPVKTVGVMGDGRTYEYVVGLRAVTSTDGMTADFYPFDMSFLGQTATRIINEVKGVNRVVYDVTSKPPGTIEWE encoded by the coding sequence ATGACAGCAGCACAACAAGCCCGCGAGCAGACCACCTCGGTGGCCTCGGCGCATGACAAGATTCTGATTGTCGACTTCGGCAGTCAGGTGACGCAACTGATCGCGCGCCGGGTGCGCGAGGAGGGCGTCTATTCCGAGATCGTCCCGTTCCAGAAGGCGGAAGCTGCCTTCGACGAGATGAAGCCGAAAGCGGTGATCCTCTCCGGCGGCCCGGAATCGGTGCACGAGGAAGGCTCGCCCCGCGCGCCGCAAAAGATCTTCGATTCCGGCGTTCCCGTGCTCGGCATCTGTTATGGCCAGATGACCATGGCCGCCCAGCTCGGCGGCGAGGTCGAGGGCGGCCATCACCGCGAATTCGGCCGTGCCGATGTCGAGGTGAAGACGGCGAGCAAGCTGTTCGACGACACTTGGTCGATGGGCGAGAGTCATCCGGTGTGGATGAGTCATGGCGACCGCATCACCAAAATGCCGCCGGGCTTCAGTGTCGCCGGCGTTTCGCCGAACGCGCCGTTCGCGGTGATCCAGGACGAGAAGCGCAAATATTACGGCCTGATGTTCCACCCCGAAGTGGTGCACACGCCCGACGGCGCCAAGCTGATCCGCAATTTCGTCCGCAAGGTCGCAGGCCTCACCGGCGACTGGACCATGCGCGCGTTTCGTGAAGAGGCTATCGAAAAAATCCGCGCCCAGGTAGGCCCGGGCAGGGTGATCTGCGGCCTCTCCGGAGGCGTCGACTCTGCGGTGGCCGCAGTGCTGATCCACGAAGCGATCGGCCACCAGCTCACCTGCGTGTTCGTCGATCACGGCATGCTGCGGCTTGATGAAGCCAAGACCGTCGTCGACCTGTTTAGGCATCACTACAACATTCCGCTGGTGCATGTTGACGCGTCGAAACAATTCCTCGGCGAACTCGCAGGCGTCACCGACCCCGAAATCAAGCGCAAGACCATCGGCCGCCTGTTCATCGACGTGTTCGATGCGGAAGCCAAGAAGATCGGCGGGGCGGATTTCCTCGCGCAAGGCACGCTCTACCCTGATGTGATCGAGAGCGTCTCCTTCACCGGCGGCCCCTCGGTGACGATCAAGTCGCACCACAATGTCGGCGGTCTGCCTGAGCGCATGAACATGAAGCTGGTCGAACCGTTGCGCGAATTGTTCAAGGACGAGGTCCGCGTGCTCGGCCGCGAACTCGGCCTGCCCGAAATCTTCGTCGGCCGCCACCCGTTCCCGGGCCCCGGCCTCGCGATCCGCTGCCCCGGCGACATCACGAAAGAGAAGCTCGACATCCTGCGCCAGGCCGACGCCGTCTATATCGACCAGATCCGCAAAGCCGGCCTCTACGACACCATCTGGCAGGCCTTCGCCGTGCTGCTGCCGGTGAAGACCGTCGGCGTCATGGGCGACGGCCGCACCTACGAATACGTCGTGGGCCTGCGCGCGGTAACGTCAACCGACGGCATGACCGCCGACTTCTATCCCTTCGACATGAGCTTCCTCGGCCAGACCGCGACGCGGATCATCAACGAGGTGAAGGGGGTTAACCGGGTGGTGTATGACGTGACGAGCAAGCCGCCGGGGACGATTGAGTGGGAGTGA
- a CDS encoding SDR family oxidoreductase: MSKVRKSRVLVIGGTRGAGLLIARLLHQRGYQVRVLARNLAAAAAELGHSFEVVAGDLTKAETLPAAVADVDHIIFTAGAPSGRYAPERLVKATDYQGVVDTLAAARRAGFHGRFVYLNSIGIGTSSLAGTLINLLKRNTLVWRRRVEDDIRASDLDYTIIRVGFLLNRPAGERAVVVGQDALPLAPRNRIARADVADAFVEAMEHPHASRTTFEIVWGKGARQGSWNSLLDRLRPDPR, from the coding sequence ATGAGCAAGGTCCGAAAGAGCCGGGTTCTGGTTATTGGCGGCACGCGGGGCGCCGGGCTCCTGATCGCGCGCCTGCTGCACCAGCGCGGCTATCAGGTCCGGGTGCTCGCGCGCAACCTGGCCGCAGCCGCAGCCGAACTGGGCCACTCTTTTGAGGTCGTCGCCGGGGATCTCACAAAGGCGGAGACGCTCCCTGCCGCGGTGGCGGATGTGGATCACATCATTTTCACCGCAGGCGCGCCCAGCGGACGCTACGCGCCGGAGCGCCTAGTCAAGGCGACGGACTATCAGGGCGTGGTGGACACGCTTGCGGCCGCGCGCCGAGCCGGGTTCCACGGCCGCTTCGTCTATCTCAACTCGATCGGCATCGGGACGTCCTCTTTGGCCGGGACCCTGATCAACCTGCTCAAGAGGAACACGCTGGTCTGGCGCCGGCGCGTTGAAGACGATATTCGCGCCAGCGACCTGGACTACACGATCATCCGCGTTGGCTTCCTGCTCAATCGGCCTGCCGGGGAGCGCGCGGTCGTCGTCGGGCAGGACGCCCTGCCGCTGGCGCCTCGGAACCGGATCGCCCGCGCTGATGTCGCGGATGCGTTCGTCGAAGCCATGGAGCATCCGCACGCCTCGCGGACGACGTTCGAGATTGTGTGGGGCAAGGGTGCGCGGCAAGGGAGCTGGAACTCCCTACTCGATCGGCTCAGGCCGGACCCGCGATGA
- a CDS encoding VOC family protein: MNKNTICLWYNHDAEEAARFYAKTFPNSSVDGVHKAPSDFPGGKAGDVLTVQFTVCGVPCIGLNGGDIFKQSEAFSFQIATEDQPETDRYWNAIVGNGGAESACGWCKDKWGLSWQITPRVLTDAMAKGGDVAKRAFEAMLTMQKIDVAKIEAAVRG; encoded by the coding sequence GTGAACAAGAACACGATCTGCTTGTGGTACAACCATGACGCCGAAGAGGCCGCGCGGTTTTACGCCAAAACCTTTCCCAACAGCAGCGTCGACGGGGTTCATAAAGCTCCGTCCGACTTTCCGGGCGGCAAGGCCGGCGACGTCCTGACCGTGCAGTTCACGGTATGCGGCGTGCCCTGCATCGGCCTCAACGGCGGCGACATCTTCAAGCAGAGCGAGGCGTTCTCGTTCCAGATCGCCACCGAGGACCAGCCGGAGACCGACCGTTACTGGAACGCGATCGTCGGCAATGGCGGCGCCGAGAGCGCATGCGGATGGTGCAAGGACAAATGGGGCCTGTCGTGGCAGATCACCCCGCGCGTCCTGACCGACGCGATGGCCAAGGGCGGCGACGTGGCAAAGCGCGCGTTCGAGGCGATGCTGACGATGCAGAAGATCGACGTTGCGAAGATCGAGGCGGCGGTGCGCGGATAG
- a CDS encoding DHCW motif cupin fold protein, with protein sequence MKIPTLPFTVTDWSQVAATKHSGETGEALWRTLNIGDLRVRMVEYSPGYLADHWCDRGHVLYVLEGELDSELRDGRTFKLKPGMSYQVSDFGDAAHRSSTKTGVKLFIVD encoded by the coding sequence ATGAAAATTCCAACCCTACCCTTCACCGTGACCGACTGGAGCCAGGTCGCCGCGACGAAACATTCCGGCGAAACCGGCGAAGCGCTGTGGCGCACGCTCAACATCGGCGATCTGCGCGTGCGGATGGTCGAGTATTCGCCGGGTTACCTTGCCGATCACTGGTGCGACCGCGGGCATGTGCTCTACGTGCTGGAAGGCGAACTCGATTCCGAACTGCGCGACGGCCGCACGTTCAAGCTCAAGCCGGGCATGAGCTATCAGGTGTCGGATTTCGGCGACGCCGCGCATCGGTCATCGACGAAGACGGGCGTGAAGCTGTTTATTGTGGATTGA
- a CDS encoding YciI family protein: protein MIAVLSDLVDLARPQVWTATRRQTMRVMVFGKAADGSEKSAPPTKEAFAAMDQFTEELVKAGIMLAGAGLQNSAQAKRITSDGSSSKVIDGPFAETRELVAGFMIWQVKDMDEAVAWAKRNPMLGPSGVEIRPFYEAADLAEYLTPEKPSTPREGERGKLGVA, encoded by the coding sequence ATGATCGCGGTGCTGTCGGATCTTGTCGATCTGGCTCGTCCTCAGGTTTGGACCGCCACAAGGAGACAGACGATGCGGGTGATGGTGTTCGGAAAAGCCGCTGACGGCAGCGAAAAAAGCGCGCCCCCCACGAAAGAGGCGTTCGCGGCGATGGACCAGTTCACCGAGGAGCTGGTCAAGGCCGGAATCATGTTGGCCGGCGCCGGCCTCCAAAACAGCGCCCAGGCCAAGCGCATCACCTCCGATGGTTCGAGCAGCAAGGTCATCGACGGGCCGTTCGCCGAGACCCGCGAGCTGGTCGCCGGCTTCATGATCTGGCAGGTCAAGGACATGGACGAGGCCGTGGCCTGGGCGAAGCGCAATCCCATGTTAGGTCCGAGCGGGGTGGAGATCCGCCCGTTCTACGAGGCGGCGGATCTGGCTGAGTATCTGACGCCCGAGAAGCCCTCGACGCCCCGTGAAGGCGAGCGCGGGAAGCTCGGCGTCGCCTGA
- a CDS encoding IS481 family transposase, whose protein sequence is MDTHKNAPLTPKGREAMVRSVIEGGLTNAAAALKFNVSAKTVAKWVNRFRAEGVSGLRDRSSRPLSSPSQTQPATCAAVEALRRHRHTGKQIAAEVGISPATVSRILRRLGLNRLAALEPAEPIRRYEREHPGELIHLDIKKLGRIGSVGHRITGRYPGAINRHHGIGWEFVHVCIDDASRVAFVQVMTDQRKESAVAFLEAAVAYFARLGVRVERVMTDNGSCYRSESFRAACKRLGLRQIFTRPYTPKTKGKAERFIQTALREWAYAQAYQNSDQRTAELPNWLHRYNWHRPHGSLKANTPISRLGLAGNNLLRLHS, encoded by the coding sequence ATGGACACTCATAAGAATGCGCCTTTGACGCCGAAAGGTCGAGAGGCGATGGTGCGGAGCGTCATCGAAGGTGGCCTGACCAACGCCGCAGCCGCGCTGAAATTTAACGTTTCGGCGAAGACGGTGGCCAAATGGGTCAACCGCTTCCGCGCGGAAGGCGTGAGTGGGTTGCGTGATCGCTCCTCAAGGCCCCTTTCATCGCCAAGCCAAACCCAGCCTGCCACATGCGCCGCAGTTGAGGCTTTGCGCCGGCATCGCCACACCGGCAAGCAGATCGCGGCCGAGGTCGGGATCTCTCCGGCGACCGTCAGCCGCATCCTGCGTCGGCTCGGGCTAAACAGGCTCGCCGCGCTGGAGCCCGCCGAGCCGATCCGCCGCTATGAGCGCGAGCACCCTGGCGAGCTTATCCATCTCGATATCAAGAAGCTCGGCCGGATCGGCTCGGTGGGACATCGCATCACCGGGCGGTATCCTGGCGCGATCAACCGCCACCATGGCATCGGCTGGGAGTTCGTCCATGTCTGCATCGATGATGCTTCGCGCGTCGCCTTCGTCCAGGTCATGACCGATCAGCGCAAGGAAAGTGCTGTAGCTTTCCTTGAGGCCGCCGTCGCTTATTTCGCCAGGCTCGGAGTCCGCGTCGAGCGCGTGATGACGGATAATGGCTCGTGCTACCGCTCAGAGAGCTTCCGAGCAGCTTGTAAACGCCTCGGCCTTCGCCAAATCTTCACCAGGCCTTATACGCCCAAGACCAAGGGCAAAGCCGAGCGCTTCATCCAAACCGCGCTTCGCGAATGGGCTTATGCGCAGGCCTACCAGAACTCAGACCAGCGAACGGCCGAACTGCCCAACTGGCTGCATCGCTACAATTGGCACCGGCCGCATGGTAGCCTGAAGGCCAACACACCCATCAGCCGACTCGGTTTAGCCGGGAACAACCTCTTGAGGCTCCACAGCTAG
- a CDS encoding NADPH-dependent F420 reductase, whose translation MSYAIVGFGKIGQALAHAFARKNIEVTVASRRPPEALAPQARAIGPTVVAKSLREALEADTIILAVPFGEHREVAKALPSWKGKTVIDAMNAFPVPEELDGLPSSAFVAKAFTGAKLVKGFNHLIAATLAADPIVEGGHRVVFLSSDDEDAIAPVAALAKQLGFAPVKLGKLNEGGALVHARGRTWGQLIFQDLFKKEQ comes from the coding sequence ATGAGCTACGCGATTGTAGGATTCGGTAAGATAGGCCAGGCCCTCGCCCACGCCTTCGCCCGTAAAAACATCGAGGTGACCGTCGCGAGCCGCCGGCCGCCCGAGGCGTTGGCGCCGCAGGCTCGGGCGATTGGACCCACGGTCGTCGCCAAGTCGTTGCGGGAAGCACTCGAGGCCGACACAATCATCTTGGCGGTCCCGTTCGGGGAGCATCGCGAGGTTGCGAAGGCCCTGCCGAGCTGGAAAGGCAAGACAGTGATCGACGCGATGAATGCGTTTCCAGTCCCTGAAGAGCTGGACGGTCTACCGTCCTCCGCCTTCGTCGCGAAGGCGTTCACCGGCGCCAAGCTCGTGAAAGGTTTCAATCATCTGATTGCGGCCACCCTGGCTGCCGATCCGATCGTCGAGGGCGGGCACCGGGTCGTCTTTCTGTCGAGCGACGACGAGGACGCGATCGCTCCCGTGGCGGCCTTGGCCAAACAACTCGGGTTCGCACCCGTCAAGCTGGGAAAGCTCAACGAGGGTGGCGCGCTGGTGCACGCACGCGGTCGCACTTGGGGCCAGCTCATCTTCCAGGATTTGTTCAAGAAGGAGCAGTAA